In the genome of Leptospira dzoumogneensis, one region contains:
- a CDS encoding TldD/PmbA family protein → MNQSNIETLIDAGKKRKADFVEIYEEESRNSSISLRDQKIEQSLAATDYGIGIRLVYGTDVLYAYTSNDDQQHLLSLIHLLADSRGEAANNSGTFALPGDVSKYSFSKNIHDPRKVPPFRRLELLQTADHIARKVSSKIIQVGVSASDIVTNILIANSEGLWVEDLRVRSRFFLSVTAENKGERFVASESPGALKGFEFFEGLAVEDIARKAGERALFMLDAGYIEGKKMPVVMGNGFGGVIFHEACGHPLETEAIRKKSSPFVGKLGESIAQSCLTAYDDGTIEEQYGSLKVDDEGMPTQKTLLIENGILKAYLADRIGSMETGSPRTASGRRESYQYAPVSRMRNTYIEAGKDSLDEMFASVDFGLYAKRMGGGSVNPATGEFNFAVEEGYVIRNGKISEPVRGATLIGKGHEILPKISMVGKDLELAAGTCGASSGSIPVTVGQPSLKVDEILVGGR, encoded by the coding sequence ATGAATCAATCCAATATAGAGACCCTGATCGACGCAGGTAAAAAAAGAAAAGCGGACTTTGTAGAAATTTACGAGGAAGAATCCAGAAATTCTTCCATTTCACTCAGAGACCAAAAGATAGAACAATCACTTGCAGCGACAGATTACGGGATCGGGATCCGATTGGTATACGGGACCGACGTATTATACGCTTATACAAGCAACGACGACCAACAACATTTACTTTCTTTAATACATCTTTTAGCGGATTCCCGCGGAGAAGCGGCAAATAACTCCGGAACATTTGCTCTTCCGGGAGATGTTTCTAAATATTCTTTTTCTAAAAATATTCATGATCCTAGAAAAGTTCCTCCATTTAGAAGGTTGGAGCTCCTACAAACTGCGGACCATATCGCAAGAAAAGTTTCTTCTAAGATCATACAAGTAGGAGTAAGCGCCTCCGATATAGTGACGAATATTCTGATCGCAAACTCGGAAGGGCTTTGGGTAGAAGATCTAAGGGTCAGAAGTAGATTTTTCCTTTCCGTAACTGCGGAGAATAAGGGAGAAAGATTCGTAGCAAGCGAATCTCCGGGCGCACTCAAAGGATTCGAATTTTTTGAAGGATTAGCAGTCGAGGACATCGCAAGAAAGGCCGGTGAAAGGGCCTTATTCATGCTGGATGCAGGTTATATAGAAGGTAAAAAAATGCCTGTGGTCATGGGTAACGGTTTTGGTGGAGTAATTTTCCATGAAGCCTGTGGTCATCCTTTGGAGACCGAGGCGATCCGTAAAAAATCTTCTCCTTTTGTAGGAAAACTAGGAGAGTCAATCGCACAATCTTGTCTGACCGCTTATGATGACGGAACCATCGAAGAACAATACGGCTCCTTGAAAGTAGACGATGAGGGAATGCCTACACAAAAAACACTTCTGATAGAAAACGGAATTTTAAAAGCATATCTTGCTGATAGGATCGGATCCATGGAAACAGGTTCCCCTAGAACGGCAAGCGGCAGACGAGAATCCTACCAATACGCACCTGTTTCCAGGATGAGAAATACATATATAGAAGCGGGAAAAGATTCCTTAGATGAAATGTTTGCCTCCGTGGATTTCGGGCTTTATGCAAAAAGAATGGGCGGAGGTTCGGTAAACCCTGCCACCGGAGAATTCAACTTCGCCGTCGAGGAAGGATACGTTATCCGAAACGGAAAAATCTCCGAACCTGTAAGAGGGGCCACTCTGATCGGTAAAGGCCATGAAATTCTTCCTAAAATTTCCATGGTAGGAAAAGACTTGGAATTGGCAGCAGGAACCTGTGGTGCTTCTTCCGGATCTATCCCTGTAACTGTAGGACAACCTTCCCTGAAAGTGGATGAGATCCTAGTGGGGGGAAGATAA
- a CDS encoding TldD/PmbA family protein, which produces MDLEQAAGFVLEEGKRYGIDSFDLIATDSEDIGIEVFKGRIVSTETSRSRGVGIRVLNNSRPGYSYSERFSKEALSQMVRDAMDQTEITDPLDMELPGPKQLAEVDLKHYNPALEKLDFAWMRELGLALDHASWESDKRVENVPHVGVGKSSSQSLIANSKGVFVKKESNVAYLGTGLVVAEGDTKKMGSYYRSGRDISQFDPSYIAKEAAHRGTELLGAKPLPSGVYTIVLGNRISPQIFGMFSSPYFADAVQKGSSRLVGKLGNEVASPILSIYCEAHTPDYPGSRLVDAEGIPTTARTKVLENGILRSYLYNLESAKKDNVLPTGHGVRSYSGRAGTSFSNMIVPFGTKTKEELLSSDSHCIFVTKLEGGAGCSAVSGEISIGIQGIYYKNGKPEHAVDRITMNTNYFDLLHKIQGISNEYSDSYSSIKVPDILISEIHVAG; this is translated from the coding sequence ATGGATTTGGAACAAGCAGCCGGATTCGTATTAGAAGAAGGAAAAAGATACGGAATCGATTCTTTCGACCTGATCGCGACAGACTCGGAAGATATTGGGATAGAAGTTTTTAAAGGAAGAATTGTTTCCACAGAAACTTCCCGCTCCAGAGGGGTCGGTATCAGAGTTCTTAACAATTCCCGCCCGGGATATTCTTACAGCGAACGTTTTAGTAAAGAAGCTCTTTCCCAAATGGTAAGAGACGCGATGGACCAGACTGAGATCACGGATCCTCTGGACATGGAATTGCCCGGACCAAAACAATTGGCGGAAGTGGATCTAAAACATTATAATCCTGCATTAGAAAAATTGGATTTTGCATGGATGAGAGAACTGGGACTCGCACTCGACCATGCTTCTTGGGAGTCGGACAAAAGAGTGGAGAATGTGCCTCATGTAGGTGTGGGAAAAAGTTCCAGCCAAAGTTTGATCGCAAACTCAAAAGGTGTATTTGTTAAAAAGGAATCCAATGTCGCTTATCTAGGAACAGGTCTTGTAGTTGCGGAAGGTGATACCAAAAAAATGGGAAGTTATTACCGCTCCGGCAGGGATATTTCCCAATTCGATCCATCATATATTGCAAAGGAAGCGGCTCATAGAGGAACCGAACTTTTAGGTGCTAAACCGCTTCCTAGCGGAGTATATACGATCGTTTTAGGAAATCGTATCAGTCCTCAAATATTCGGAATGTTCTCTTCTCCTTATTTTGCAGACGCAGTCCAAAAAGGATCCTCTCGTTTGGTCGGAAAATTAGGGAACGAAGTAGCTTCTCCTATATTAAGTATTTATTGTGAAGCTCATACTCCTGATTATCCTGGTTCCCGCTTGGTTGATGCGGAAGGAATTCCTACTACGGCACGTACCAAGGTTTTAGAAAATGGGATCCTTAGATCCTATCTGTATAATTTAGAATCCGCTAAAAAGGATAATGTACTGCCGACCGGTCATGGGGTTCGTTCTTATTCAGGAAGAGCAGGTACTTCTTTTTCTAATATGATCGTTCCATTTGGCACTAAGACCAAAGAGGAGTTATTATCATCCGACTCTCATTGTATTTTTGTGACTAAGTTGGAAGGCGGGGCGGGTTGCAGCGCGGTCTCGGGAGAAATTTCAATCGGGATCCAAGGGATCTATTATAAAAATGGAAAGCCGGAACATGCAGTGGATCGTATCACAATGAACACGAACTATTTCGATCTACTTCATAAGATCCAAGGGATTTCCAACGAATATTCCGACAGTTATTCTTCCATCAAGGTGCCTGATATTTTGATCTCGGAAATTCACGTAGCAGGTTGA
- a CDS encoding AAA family ATPase, with protein sequence MSEERNKPETYLLSKELEEAVQVAEITARPLLLKGEPGTGKSLLADYLSFKTQKKLYSWHVKSTSLAKEGLYFYDAVSRLNDSRFTEDKEKVRNIENYIRLGALGEAFSAAEPSVVLIDEIDKADIEFPNDLLLELDRMEFVIQETGRKIKAINRPLTLITSNNEKELPAAFLRRCIFHYIDFPEPAFMADIVSSHFPKIESSLLKRALESFYVIRTMDDMKKKPGTSELLDWIQILIHMGAKLPEDGRIPYIGALVKNEEDLKLFR encoded by the coding sequence ATGTCGGAAGAAAGAAACAAGCCCGAAACATATTTACTCTCCAAAGAATTAGAAGAAGCAGTCCAAGTTGCCGAGATCACAGCTAGACCTTTATTATTAAAAGGAGAACCTGGAACAGGAAAATCACTTTTAGCGGATTATCTTTCCTTTAAGACCCAAAAAAAGCTCTACTCCTGGCATGTAAAATCCACCTCTCTCGCAAAGGAAGGTTTATATTTTTATGATGCGGTTTCGAGACTGAACGATTCCAGATTTACGGAAGATAAGGAGAAGGTCCGAAATATCGAAAATTATATTCGATTGGGCGCTCTTGGGGAAGCATTCTCTGCCGCTGAACCTTCCGTAGTATTGATAGATGAGATAGACAAAGCGGATATAGAATTCCCGAACGATCTACTTTTAGAATTGGACAGAATGGAATTTGTGATCCAGGAGACAGGTCGTAAGATTAAGGCAATCAATCGACCTTTGACTTTGATCACTTCTAATAACGAAAAAGAACTTCCCGCAGCATTTTTAAGAAGATGTATTTTTCATTATATAGACTTTCCTGAACCTGCTTTTATGGCGGACATCGTATCTTCACATTTTCCAAAGATTGAATCTTCTCTATTAAAAAGAGCATTAGAGTCCTTCTATGTGATCCGAACCATGGATGACATGAAAAAAAAGCCAGGCACTAGTGAACTACTGGATTGGATCCAAATTCTAATCCATATGGGAGCAAAACTTCCGGAAGATGGAAGAATTCCGTATATAGGCGCTCTTGTGAAAAATGAAGAGGATCTGAAATTGTTCAGATAA
- a CDS encoding VWA containing CoxE family protein, protein MFFPFFYRLKSSGVPISTVELLDFLKATEALTRDKTFLSVNEFYRVSRLCLVKDVKYYDAFDLVFTELFGERGVLKETFRKEMMDWLSTIFENPNKLPPGMIPPEELWKEFLDRLQNQKGEHHGGNKWIGTGGSSPFGHSGVNPGGVRIGGEGGGKSAVFQAMERKYKDYRTDEQLDVRQIKIALKKLRNLRKEGIPEFHLPKTVDATCRNAGDPELVFDRTRKNGIKVLLLMDTGGSMTPYAERVSKLFSAAHQMNHFKEFGHYYFHNSVYDSVYPKGDLRYPIPLKNLFKKHKDDTKLIIVGDAYMAPYELLDPAYGFYHSRFRQESKLPEHPESGLDSFKRIKSHFADTIWMNPEPKRYWDAPTIYELKKVFPMFFLSVDGLEDGIRELLGKR, encoded by the coding sequence TTGTTTTTCCCATTTTTCTACAGGCTGAAATCCTCCGGAGTTCCGATCTCCACTGTGGAATTACTGGATTTTCTAAAAGCAACCGAGGCTTTAACCAGAGATAAAACATTTCTTTCCGTAAATGAATTCTATAGAGTTTCCAGGCTCTGCCTAGTTAAAGACGTAAAATATTACGATGCATTCGATCTAGTATTCACGGAACTTTTCGGAGAAAGAGGAGTGCTTAAAGAGACTTTCCGTAAGGAAATGATGGATTGGCTTTCTACTATATTCGAAAATCCGAATAAACTTCCCCCAGGAATGATCCCACCCGAGGAACTCTGGAAAGAGTTTTTAGACAGACTACAAAACCAAAAAGGGGAACATCATGGCGGAAATAAATGGATCGGTACTGGCGGAAGTTCTCCTTTCGGCCATTCCGGAGTAAATCCAGGCGGGGTCCGAATCGGTGGAGAAGGAGGTGGAAAGTCCGCTGTTTTCCAAGCAATGGAAAGAAAGTATAAGGACTATAGGACCGATGAACAGTTGGATGTTCGTCAGATCAAGATCGCACTTAAAAAGCTTAGGAATTTAAGAAAGGAAGGCATCCCTGAATTCCATCTTCCTAAAACCGTGGATGCCACCTGTAGGAACGCCGGAGATCCTGAACTTGTATTTGATCGTACTAGAAAGAACGGGATCAAAGTATTACTTTTAATGGATACCGGCGGAAGTATGACTCCTTATGCGGAAAGAGTGAGTAAACTTTTTTCTGCAGCCCACCAAATGAACCATTTTAAGGAATTCGGGCATTATTATTTTCATAACTCCGTATATGATTCGGTATATCCTAAAGGTGATCTTAGATATCCTATTCCATTAAAGAATCTTTTTAAAAAACATAAGGACGATACCAAATTGATCATAGTAGGAGATGCGTATATGGCTCCCTATGAACTTTTAGATCCTGCTTACGGATTTTATCATTCCAGGTTCAGACAGGAATCCAAGCTGCCTGAACATCCGGAATCCGGACTGGACAGTTTTAAAAGGATCAAATCCCATTTTGCCGACACAATATGGATGAATCCGGAGCCAAAAAGATATTGGGATGCTCCCACCATCTACGAACTCAAAAAAGTATTTCCTATGTTTTTTTTAAGCGTAGATGGATTAGAAGACGGGATCAGAGAACTTCTGGGAAAAAGATGA
- a CDS encoding YceI family protein → MSYLLRFLIIFLFSVPSVFSEELKLQESNINFIAIHPFKTVNGKCFGTTVSPMTLTQGTNGLQIPKLIKIEIPISQIKSGDENRDEHIIESLGYPTITNISFTSTSITAKENEWTITGNLTVKGKTKNIKSVAVIQKEGQDTILSGKFQVLMSDFDVERPSLLFATAKDEVSIEYRFILKP, encoded by the coding sequence GTGTCTTATCTTTTACGTTTTTTGATCATATTCTTATTCAGTGTTCCTTCCGTTTTTTCGGAAGAATTAAAACTACAAGAATCCAATATCAATTTTATAGCGATCCACCCGTTTAAAACGGTAAATGGAAAATGTTTCGGGACCACAGTCAGCCCTATGACCCTAACCCAAGGTACAAACGGTTTACAAATCCCCAAACTTATAAAAATTGAGATCCCGATTTCTCAGATCAAATCCGGGGATGAGAATAGAGACGAACATATCATCGAATCGTTAGGATATCCTACGATTACCAATATAAGTTTTACTAGCACGTCAATTACTGCAAAAGAGAATGAATGGACAATCACCGGGAATTTAACGGTTAAGGGTAAGACTAAGAACATCAAGTCAGTGGCGGTTATTCAAAAAGAAGGACAGGATACTATTCTTTCCGGAAAATTCCAGGTCCTGATGAGTGATTTTGATGTGGAAAGACCTAGTTTGTTATTTGCGACCGCAAAGGATGAAGTGAGTATAGAATATAGGTTCATTCTAAAACCTTAA
- a CDS encoding SprT-like domain-containing protein, with amino-acid sequence MPEKELESFSVPDTIPDRNWEELLVSVWDSLKVRSRRFKESQVRSVQLKFYPYKNGNHSVSFHNGVLTAKFHTSLTEAREETIVSFVSLLISKLLGLKPKQSWKEEVAEFLNSLPESGTGNFKKLRENGAAYDLKVILEKISSFYFPKMDAKLLSIGWSDRLGKRRLGSYEKRNMNIRISPILDHQEVPIYVLEHVVHHEILHHILPTRIKNGQNSIHSPEFKRKEKEYVRYKEAINWLKTEYPKFLIGHQREIGHRLRSEFYG; translated from the coding sequence ATGCCAGAAAAAGAATTAGAGAGTTTTTCGGTTCCTGATACTATTCCGGATAGGAACTGGGAGGAGCTTCTGGTTTCCGTTTGGGATTCTTTGAAAGTCAGATCCAGGCGTTTTAAGGAAAGCCAGGTCCGTTCCGTACAACTGAAATTTTATCCCTATAAAAACGGAAATCATTCCGTATCCTTCCACAATGGGGTTTTAACGGCTAAATTTCATACTTCTCTAACGGAAGCAAGAGAAGAAACAATAGTTTCCTTCGTTTCATTACTCATTTCTAAATTGTTAGGGCTTAAACCGAAGCAGTCCTGGAAAGAAGAAGTTGCAGAATTCCTAAATTCACTTCCAGAGTCCGGGACCGGGAACTTCAAAAAATTAAGAGAAAACGGAGCTGCTTACGATCTGAAGGTTATTTTGGAAAAAATTTCTTCGTTCTATTTTCCTAAAATGGACGCAAAACTTCTTTCCATAGGCTGGTCGGATCGGCTCGGAAAAAGAAGATTGGGTAGTTACGAAAAACGGAATATGAATATACGCATCAGCCCTATTTTGGACCATCAAGAGGTTCCGATCTATGTTTTGGAACATGTAGTGCATCACGAGATCCTGCATCATATTCTTCCCACCAGGATCAAAAACGGGCAAAATTCAATCCATAGCCCTGAATTCAAACGTAAGGAAAAGGAATACGTTAGATACAAAGAGGCCATAAATTGGTTGAAAACGGAATATCCTAAGTTTCTAATAGGACACCAAAGAGAGATCGGCCATAGGCTTAGATCAGAATTTTACGGATAA
- a CDS encoding ATP-dependent helicase, which yields MASLESLNEKQKEAIETLNGPVLVIAGAGTGKTKTIVHRLSKLVESGIPAENILLLTFTRKASKEMLSRAVALLDKRCARVHGGTFHSFGSHILRKYAPVLGFSSQFSVLDESDTSDIFQLLRTEGEYAKQKSRFPSNDTLISLHSSIINRGKTLEELLEAEYPKFLDQESAIRKIFQEYADYKKQRSLLDYDDLLTYTRDLLNKHETVRKKISEQYKYIMVDEFQDTNQIQAHIACLLALDHENILVVGDDAQSVYSFRGADVNGIFNFPKLFPKTKTIYLERNYRSTPSILNLANVVLSNFREKYEKYLYTKNEDFQKPALVGYADELEEAEGIADLILERREDGVALKDIAVLFRSGWNSNQLELVLSQRNIPFLKFGGKKFVESAHAKDYLSLLKIKENKTDSVSWLRVLLLLPGIGAAKARSILTDLERSGGNLERIVSESKGATASYLKELYDLTNDPEKDLKKLLGNFIDYYSPLLEKKYDDFKRRLEDLNAFLTLSQKYETLHEFLVDMSLEGPSRSLEKISPEEEDERLILSTVHSSKGLEFDTVILLNVSEGSFPSGRGEKNLEEERRLFYVGITRAKKKLVLTYPQISQQKNSQYFNRVSRFIEEIKEPEKVIDKSFINKKEEVPGPSSTQNSQNQTDSDARKRIREFFGS from the coding sequence ATGGCGTCCTTAGAGTCACTTAACGAAAAACAAAAGGAAGCTATCGAGACCCTAAACGGCCCGGTTTTAGTGATCGCCGGTGCCGGAACAGGTAAAACGAAAACAATCGTCCACAGACTTTCCAAACTAGTCGAATCAGGCATCCCTGCCGAAAATATCCTACTTCTTACATTCACCCGAAAAGCCTCCAAAGAAATGCTCTCCAGGGCCGTGGCTCTATTAGACAAACGTTGTGCGCGAGTTCACGGAGGAACATTCCATTCATTTGGAAGTCATATTCTCAGAAAATACGCACCTGTCCTAGGTTTCTCCTCTCAGTTTTCCGTTCTGGATGAATCGGATACTTCCGATATTTTCCAACTTTTAAGAACGGAAGGAGAATATGCAAAGCAGAAGTCCAGGTTCCCTTCTAATGATACTCTAATCTCTTTACATTCTTCTATCATCAATCGTGGAAAAACTTTAGAAGAATTGCTCGAAGCCGAATATCCTAAGTTTTTGGACCAAGAGTCCGCAATTCGTAAAATTTTCCAAGAATATGCTGATTATAAAAAACAAAGATCTTTATTGGATTATGATGATCTATTGACCTATACAAGAGATCTTTTGAACAAACATGAGACTGTCCGAAAAAAGATCAGCGAACAATATAAATACATTATGGTGGACGAGTTCCAGGATACAAACCAGATCCAGGCACATATAGCATGTCTGCTCGCATTAGATCATGAGAATATTTTGGTAGTCGGAGACGATGCCCAAAGTGTATATTCTTTCCGCGGAGCTGACGTAAACGGAATATTCAATTTTCCGAAACTATTTCCTAAAACTAAAACCATCTATCTAGAAAGAAATTATAGAAGCACTCCATCTATCTTAAATTTGGCAAATGTGGTTCTTTCTAATTTTAGGGAAAAATACGAGAAATATCTATACACTAAAAATGAAGACTTCCAAAAGCCTGCACTCGTCGGATATGCAGACGAATTAGAAGAAGCGGAAGGGATCGCGGATCTAATCTTAGAAAGAAGAGAAGATGGGGTCGCTTTAAAGGATATCGCAGTCCTATTTAGATCCGGCTGGAATTCAAACCAGTTAGAATTGGTTCTTTCTCAGAGAAATATACCATTTTTAAAATTCGGCGGAAAGAAGTTCGTAGAAAGCGCGCATGCAAAAGACTATCTTTCTCTTCTAAAAATTAAGGAGAATAAGACGGACTCAGTTTCTTGGCTGAGAGTTCTGCTTCTTCTTCCCGGGATCGGGGCGGCAAAAGCAAGATCCATTTTGACGGACTTGGAAAGATCGGGAGGAAATCTAGAAAGGATCGTCTCCGAATCGAAAGGTGCAACGGCTTCTTATTTAAAAGAATTATATGATCTAACAAATGATCCGGAAAAGGACTTAAAAAAACTTCTAGGCAATTTTATAGACTATTACTCTCCTCTACTCGAAAAGAAATATGATGATTTCAAAAGAAGATTAGAAGATCTGAATGCTTTTTTGACACTTTCCCAAAAATACGAAACATTACACGAATTTTTAGTGGATATGAGTCTAGAAGGTCCGAGCCGCAGCCTGGAGAAAATTTCTCCCGAGGAAGAAGATGAAAGATTGATTTTATCTACAGTCCATTCTTCCAAAGGATTAGAATTTGATACTGTAATTTTATTAAATGTATCGGAAGGTTCCTTTCCTTCGGGAAGAGGAGAAAAAAACTTAGAAGAAGAAAGAAGACTTTTCTATGTAGGTATCACGAGGGCTAAAAAGAAATTGGTGCTCACCTACCCTCAAATTTCCCAGCAAAAAAATTCACAATACTTCAATCGAGTCTCCAGGTTTATAGAAGAGATCAAAGAACCCGAAAAAGTGATCGATAAAAGTTTTATTAACAAAAAGGAAGAAGTTCCGGGACCTTCTTCTACTCAAAATTCCCAAAACCAAACCGATTCAGATGCCAGAAAAAGAATTAGAGAGTTTTTCGGTTCCTGA
- a CDS encoding FKBP-type peptidyl-prolyl cis-trans isomerase, whose protein sequence is MNPRVVTFHYKLTDKEGNEIDSSQGSHPLSYLEGTGQIIAGLEDEIKAMNAGDKKVISVNADKAYGQKNPELVFDVPKSQFPEGEELSVGMMFQTDEPDTVYTITDIKGESVIVDGNHPLAGVDLIFDVQIVNIRTATDEEVSHGHVHGEGGHHHH, encoded by the coding sequence ATGAACCCAAGAGTAGTGACTTTTCACTATAAATTAACAGATAAAGAAGGAAACGAAATCGATTCTTCTCAAGGAAGCCATCCTCTTTCTTATCTGGAAGGAACCGGACAGATCATTGCCGGTCTTGAAGACGAAATCAAAGCTATGAATGCTGGAGATAAAAAAGTAATCTCCGTTAATGCTGATAAGGCTTATGGGCAAAAAAATCCGGAATTAGTTTTCGATGTGCCTAAAAGCCAATTCCCGGAAGGGGAAGAATTGAGTGTTGGAATGATGTTCCAAACTGACGAGCCGGATACCGTTTATACGATTACTGATATCAAGGGAGAATCTGTGATCGTAGACGGAAACCATCCTTTAGCCGGGGTGGATCTGATTTTCGATGTCCAGATCGTAAATATCAGGACAGCAACCGACGAGGAAGTGAGTCATGGACATGTTCACGGTGAGGGGGGACATCACCACCACTAA
- a CDS encoding LIC14007 family protein, with the protein MKVYSADRVPNSADYNLYVTEGSAKTRLSLFEPDLPGYFELAANDKVLKSLAYTVLLNYTQDREFALRNTNRFLNFLSDIVHRDSWFFLANRVEQFIKDVENFGVEISYDF; encoded by the coding sequence ATGAAAGTATACTCAGCCGACAGAGTGCCGAACTCAGCAGATTATAATTTATATGTAACCGAAGGGAGCGCCAAAACCAGGCTCAGTTTATTCGAGCCTGATCTCCCCGGGTATTTCGAATTAGCTGCAAATGATAAAGTTCTAAAGTCTTTGGCATATACAGTTCTTCTAAACTACACCCAAGACAGGGAATTTGCTCTTAGGAATACGAATCGATTCCTGAATTTTCTAAGTGATATAGTTCACAGGGATTCTTGGTTCTTCCTAGCCAATCGAGTGGAACAGTTTATTAAGGATGTAGAGAATTTCGGAGTCGAAATTTCCTACGACTTTTGA